DNA sequence from the Papio anubis isolate 15944 chromosome 7, Panubis1.0, whole genome shotgun sequence genome:
CATCTGCACTGTTGGGACAATGCTTCGAACGGCAAACACGGTAATGGTGTGGTTCTTTAAGAAACTGGCAGAAAGCAAGCCAGTGAGACAGATACAGGGGACGCAGGGGTGTTGCTCAGCCACATGGACAGGGCTCGGTGTGGAGTGGGCTCTGGTTCTCCCAATAACCAAGGCCTGCAAATTCCCTGCAAATATGCTGTGCACAACTGTCAGGATTTATTTCCAAGGCAGAATGGGGCTCAAATCTCCTCTTGGGGAGGCAGGAAACCAGCCTGAAAAAGGATCCAGGAGCAGATGACGACCTTGCCAAATGTCTGGATGGAGCCATCTGGGCAGGGGTGAGGCGGCCGCCATGGTCAGAAGACCAGCATCCGGAACCCCTCAGGGACCGCACCGCCTGTGCAGCCTCTGCAAGGACCAATGGCCACGtcattctctgcttttattttctatcttgatAATAAACGCATGGCTTCTACAGTGACTCAGAACACACCAcacacttttatttcaaaatgtatggAGTCAATTTTGTGTACTTTTTGGCTCTTCCATTCTGCTTCTGGCAGTAACTGTTTTCTCGCTCCAGGGAGTCTTTTATCGTCTTCAGTCATGATGGGTTGCATTGCTTTGTCCTTTGTCACTTTCCCTCctcctcaaaaagaaacccagtAAATGCTCAAGGTCTGATCTCAGAAGGAGGCACTGGGAATGTGTGGGTGCTGTGATAATTCTGGTTATCCAGATTTTTCAGAGAGGTCCCTTTTCCTGTTTGGAAGTTGTGGACTCTGTCCCTCTGGGTTCTCAGCACTCAGTTCAACCACCGTCTCCTCCATCCCTCTCAGGGAGTGACCATGGTCAGGGGCCTGTGGAATGGGCCagggtgggaggggctggggcaggtgaaCATAGAACATTCAGGCTCTGACTGTTCCCTTTGGCTCCCTGAGCAGAGCTCCCTGGGCCTCCCTGTCACAGCAGCTCAGCCCAACCCTGGGACTTGCTCAGGGACAATCACTGGGCATCTGCCAGGATGAAGCAAAGGGGGCCGGTGGTAGCTGCAGTGAGTACAAGCCACCTCGGGGCTGGGGCAGGCAATCCTGGGCAAGCCCTTTGCTTCCCACTGAATGCACAACATGCTGGACCACGGACCCTTGGGCCAGGCGCCCAGACTCTTGTCAGCTCTCCACTAATTCTCCATGTGGCCTCAGCTGCTCTCTCCCCAAAATTAAAGGTCTCGATTAGATACTCTGTAAAGCCTCTTTATCACTGCGAGGTTCTGAAACTGATAAATCCATGTGCACTGCCGCCTGCCCCTTTCCTGGACTTACACTTGAACATGGCAATCTGGCTACAAGCTCTTCAGGACCAAACCTCAACCCCAGTCTCCGAGGCCCCATATCCAGAGATGGTCCATCCCAGGGGGATCACCCTGGTGGGCACGGATGCAGGTGCCTCTAGAGCTGACAGAACTGGGTCTGAATCACAGCTCCTTAGCTGTGAGCAATCGGCTTTGGTCTCAGTTTTCTCCACAGAAAAATGCGACAGTAATTAATGTGCATCTCTCTGCATCCTCATTCCTGCCCCCAGGGGCAATTTGAGAAGTAAATGAGACACAAATAGAGCAACAAAAAGATATGCAAAACTGGCACCAGCAAGAATAATAACTGGTAATAATATTACTGCTAATAACAAAGGCAGATCATGCTTCTGAAGAAGGAAAGTGCCATTTGTCTTGCAGGGATCAGGCAGCAGCGCTGACAACAGACAGACTCCACTGAGCCTCTTCAGTCTCCAGGGACCCACTCTGGGATATGCCAGAGTGGTCTGGCCGGCCTCCAAGCCTTCCAGCTGAACCGGGCCTGGAAAAGCGTCTGCTGCCTTTCCAGCGAAGTGCTgctgcccctcctcccagcctttcTCCCTCAGATCCTGGGGGATCTGAAAGGAGAGAGAATCATTTCTCTCTTGGGGGTAGAGTGGAGCAGGGAGTCTTATTTGCTTCTTGACCTTGACTTCATGGGAAAGGGGAAGGACAGCATTGTCTTGGAGTAGGAAGAGCTGCGCCATCATCCTGCCTGCCTGGGTCCCTGGAGGCACAAGTCCTCTTAAGACAGGCCTGGCTACAGTGGTGTCTGGCCACTTCTCAAAGACTTCCAGTGGTGGCCGCTCACAACCTCACAAAGCAGCaagttgctctttttttttttttttttttgagacagagtctcgttctgttgcccagactggagtgcagtggcacgatctcagctcactgcagcctctgcctcctggttcaaacaattctcctgtctcagcctcctgagtaactgggattacaggcatatgacaccatgtctggttaatttttgttttttttttttttttttttgtagagacggggtttcaccatgttggccaggctgatcttgaactcctgtccctgcccgcctcggcctcccaaagtgttgggattacaggcataagccactgtgcccagcctaagttGCTCTTTTGAATCACCTAATTGCTTGTAGAGGAGCAATGGAGGGGCACACAGAACGGCAAGCACAGAGAACATTCCAGAAAATGCAGGACACTTTCTCTGAGGCACAGCTATTTAACAGGCAACCCCATCAAGGGAGAAGCCAGTACAGAGGTCCCAGCTAGAGTCTGAACAAGGGGTGATCCCTCTCCCCTGTCACCTTGCAGAACAAGATGGTCCCAGGACTCTGTCTCTGCACTTCTGGCCGCTGTGAGCCTCTTTCTATGTGTGGGTGCTTCTGTTGGGGTCCTGGGTGTTGGCCAGGGAGGGTCGCCTTTCTGCCTGCATCCCAAGAAAACCAGTCTCTGGGAACGTCACCGGAGACTTCCAAGGAGACTTGAGCTCAGTCTTAAAGAAGCGGGCATGCCTTCGGGACCGGTACCCCTGAAATCTGGGCAGAGAGAGAGCACTGGGCAGGAGGTTGAGCATATTCCACTCTGAGGGTGGTCAGGGACCTGTGGAAGCCAGAGCTGGCCCAGGCCACACCATGACGGGCATCTTGAGAAACAGCCTCTGCAGATTCAGGGCCTGGTGTAAATGTGCCCTGGAGGTGTCATCCAGTCACAGAAGGCAGTACTGTGTGGCAGAAAGAGCCTGGCTTTAGAGcccaacttcccaggttcaaatcctagcttgtCACTTTcgtgctgtgtgacctcaggaagGCGACTTCATTCCTCTGAGCCTCTGGTTCCTCATCTGTGCACTGGGGCGATGATGCTGTGTGGTGATTGTAAGGAGTTAGTGTGCATGCAAGTCTAGCGGCACCAGGACACATAATTCAAGCAGTGAGGACCGGCATCTTTCTCCCCTTTCCGAACTGCTAAGACGGACCcccgctgaggcaggagggagagtGCAGCTCGCTGTGGCCGGAAATCCATCCTTTGCTCCTTAATCAGACACTAACGGGCACATCTATCTTCATTGTTGTTTGAGAGATGGTGGTAAACAAAGTTGATAAAGAAACCATAGGAGACCAAGATGGAGCAACCCCAAGGAAGTCACTGTAATCTGCAATGCAGAGTGGTCGAGGTCTCCAATGCCCTGGACCATCTACCGCTCTGATACTGAAAAGTGAGAGAGGCTTGAAAACTGAATTTAACTGATATTTATGTTAAGGGCTGGAGGCTCAGGGGCCTCCATAGGGAAAACTCCTGCAGCCAGAAGGGCCCAGTTCCTGGGATGCTGGAGTCCTCTTCAGGGCTAGAAGCCATCCTTTTCTCCTGCCATTGCCTTCTCCTCCCGTTGCCGCAGCAAACACAGAACCTCCTCTCTCGACTGCCATCTCCACGGGCCATTTGGAAACCAGGTAGTTGCCTCCTGCATCTTTACAGGGGTCAGGCCCTCCTGGGGATGTGGGGCCAGAAGGGAAGATCTGAGCATGTGAGGCAGAGTGACTCCATGAGGACATCACGCAACCTCGCCTTGGCTCTGGGCTTCTTGCCTTGGGTTTTCTCATGGAGACATCCATCTGTTAAAGATCTTGCCTATGGAGCAGACCTGGGGTTTGATGGAGAGAGACTTGCTGGAGACACAGCCACCCACGCACGCCGCGGCTAactccccagcccagcctcctccctgtcAGTGATTCCAGGAATTCCAGGCACGTGGTCCGTGTCCCTTCTCCCTTAATGCCAAAGTCAGGTTCTTTGCACTCGTGACCTCCCCTTAAGCTGACGCACTGGCAGATGATATACGGCGGCAGTGACGGAAGTGATCAGTAAGAACTGGCAGCCATGAGCAGGCACTGTCTGGAGCCAAGCTAGGAATCCTATTACCGTGGCGGCTTCCAGGGAAGAATGCTGCTTCTGGACACCTAAGATGTCCGTTTGCCTGTCGTCAAGAACGCTCATTTCTCCTGAGACCAGAGTGAAAAGTCCAGCTTTCTTGTAATTGTCCCTAAACCTACACGTGAGCTTCCTAACCAGCTTTTTAAGTTTCTCTACCACAGAGGGTGTCATTGacacaatttttctcttttttttttttttttttttttttgcagtgtaCAAAGTGAGGAGAAAACCTCTCTGGGCCTAGAGGTGAGTGAGCCCCCTTCTGGGACCTTTGCCACTCTATCTGCACAGGGAGGCTGCCTTGGgaaggtgtgggggtgggggtcgtTCCTGTGCAATAAGATTtcctaaggaagaaagaaaagtgtgcccttctttctggtttttacttGGAAGCTTCCTTGTTTGCCAGGACCTCAGATGCTGATTTTTGAGAATTTAAGGAAGTGGCTTGGGCAGAAGCACTTTCACGCTGCAGGAGAATGCACGGTATCCACACTGAGTGTAAAGGACGGGTGACTGAGCAGCCTGCCAATCTTGCATCCACCTTCAAGATGCCTGGACATTCTCCCCAGGGCAGCTTCTCAGCAACCTCCTCAAGGAAGTGCTTAGTTGGGGCAGAGAGAGCAGTGAGCTGAGCAGTGAGAGAGAGCAGTGAGCTGAAACAGAAAGGACACATCTTCCTGTCCCAACTCCTCCATGAACGTGCCTGGTGACCACAGGCAAATCACCCCCATCTCTGACCCATGCATTGAATAATTCAGTGGACATGAATCTTGTTCATCTTTAAAATTCCACGATTCCTCAGAGAAGAAAGAGCATCCTCACGTGGGTGGCCTGAAGAGTCCACTGCCTGGCAGATCCAGCTCTTAAAGACATCCTCTcccatcctctcccctcctcttcttaaaaagaagagaaagtccAGCCAGGAGATACAAACCACTAACAACACTCCCAGAAACTCTACCCTATGACCAGTAACCTCCCATCCCTGGGTCTCCGGATGCACTTGGGTCTCGGAAGGGACCGGGTGTCTCGTGACAAAGGTGCCATTTCAAAGTCAAATTAGGAACATCCAATGGCCCTACTAGGTGGCCAAGGGACTGAATGTTAAACCAGAATTGGGTCGGGAACACTGAAGTCCTGAGGGTCGCTCCTGCCCCAGCACCCCACACCCTAGGTTCGATAAGTTTGCATAAAAACAAGACACACGAGTGATTATTTACCACCAGCAAGCGACCATCAAACCGTGCCTATGTTTTAAACCTAACTAGCTGTTCCATCTAGTCTCCTGTTCCTGGAATGTAGTTTCAAGGATCCCCAATCTGCCCTCCGAAGGCCTTGCCCCATCATGCCTCTAGGGGTGGGAGACCCATACTTCCATGTCTTCTGACTCAGCTTGACCACAACGTGGGATATTTGAAATCAGGGCTGCTGGGTGGGAATTCCAGAAGGATGGCTGCTGCCTCTGGTCAAAACTCCTGGTTCTAGAACATGAGAGCAGCCAAAGGCCAACAGCAAGTCAGAGCTACGTGCCAAGCCTCACCCCATGGTGGTGGAGGGTGCGCCGTCCTCAGAAGGTGAAGGCGTACACCACACCCACCACCACGATGTTCCCCAGCGTGGCTATGATGGCAATCCATAGCAAGACCGCGTCGTTGGAGGACCGAGGAGGATCTTCCGGCTGGCCCTGGCCGTTGGCAGCTGCGTGGACATTGGCAGAGGAGTTAAACAGGGAGTATTCGGTGCTGAAGTCCTCGTTGGGCGAGTCCATGAAAGCTCCTCCCATCATGGGCAGCtgcaaagaaggagagagagagacaattaTCCAGGGCCATGGGAGCTTGGGTAGATGTGCCCTCCGAAAGGGAAGTGGCCTGGCCAAACAGCCCCACATGAAGCTACAACTTCTACTGCACCTGCAAAACAGGGCTTTGCTTTCATGGTTTTATAATTGATGGTGCATATGGtaatctataaaaaattaatgttcacAGCAGCCTGTTGAGGCAGACGTTGTCATGCCCACGCTACTATGAAAGCATCAAGGAACTCACCCAACAGCTAGCTGGTGACTCACTAGGACTCACAGCAACCCCTCCAGCCATTCCCCTCCCCCAATGCCAGGCTCCTCCGTGACAATATGGGTTGTAAATACCTTCATTcctcttctaattttaaaaataatatatgctcaGCATAGAAcactaagaaaacacaaaacaggaTAAAAAAACGAGAATCATGATCCCACCACATAATCACTGCTAACATTTTGATGGTTTTTATTTCCAatcttttttcctctgtgtgtgtgtgtacgtgagagagagagagagggagcgagtgaaaacacatttaaatgtgttttttaatccATGTTTCAAAATGACCATCAAAATTCCATTTTAACAGTTGTGTATTATTCTATCACGAACATAAGCCAAAATGTAACCACTGCCCTAGAGTTGGAGATTTAGCAATTTCCACTTTTCCTATGAAAAATAATGCACCGATCAACATCCTTGTACATCCTTTAGCATGTACCTGCATCCTTGTACACACATTGTTATTTATTAGGGCAGACTCCCAGACACACAATTTCTGAGTCGA
Encoded proteins:
- the C7H14orf132 gene encoding uncharacterized protein C14orf132 homolog isoform X2, which translates into the protein MMGGAFMDSPNEDFSTEYSLFNSSANVHAAANGQGQPEDPPRSSNDAVLLWIAIIATLGNIVVVGVVYAFTF
- the C7H14orf132 gene encoding uncharacterized protein C14orf132 homolog isoform X1, which encodes MDLSFMAAQLPMMGGAFMDSPNEDFSTEYSLFNSSANVHAAANGQGQPEDPPRSSNDAVLLWIAIIATLGNIVVVGVVYAFTF